A single window of Methanobacterium sp. DNA harbors:
- a CDS encoding (Fe-S)-binding protein encodes MIYFRGCLSREKLQKIPDATEKLLKKAGINYKILNNEGCCGSVLLRTGFHDDALNIMQDTLQDLKGEKVLVSCAGCYRTFKEDYPEILGQQIDVIHTSQLFSELIEKGKLELSVTNEKVTYHDPCHLGRHMGEYETPRKVMDPYAELVEMERNQEKARCCGAGGGVRSAFQELSGEIACKRMDDAKSTGATTLVTCCPFCILNLESQEDSSSDNLTASDNLTEEKKGNLNIIDLSQFLLKRLNHE; translated from the coding sequence ATGATTTACTTTAGAGGCTGCCTGTCACGGGAAAAACTGCAAAAAATCCCGGATGCCACAGAAAAACTGTTAAAAAAAGCAGGAATCAATTACAAAATTCTGAATAATGAGGGGTGCTGTGGTTCCGTGCTTTTACGTACCGGTTTTCACGATGATGCCCTTAACATAATGCAGGACACTCTACAGGATCTTAAGGGTGAGAAGGTTCTGGTCTCCTGTGCAGGATGCTATCGTACTTTTAAGGAAGATTATCCTGAGATTTTAGGCCAACAAATTGATGTTATCCACACATCTCAACTTTTCAGTGAATTAATCGAGAAGGGCAAGCTTGAACTATCCGTGACCAATGAAAAGGTAACCTACCATGACCCCTGTCACCTGGGACGTCATATGGGTGAGTATGAAACTCCACGTAAGGTTATGGATCCCTACGCGGAACTGGTGGAAATGGAACGCAACCAGGAAAAAGCCAGATGCTGCGGGGCTGGTGGGGGTGTTAGATCCGCCTTCCAGGAGTTATCTGGAGAAATTGCCTGTAAACGCATGGATGATGCCAAAAGTACCGGTGCTACGACTCTAGTGACCTGCTGCCCATTCTGCATTCTCAACCTGGAGTCTCAGGAAGATTCTTCCAGTGATAACCTAACTGCTAGTGATAACCTAACTGAAGAAAAAAAAGGAAATCTGAATATCATTGATTTATCCCAATTTTTATTAAAGAGGCTTAATCATGAATGA
- a CDS encoding glycosyltransferase family 2 protein translates to MKNKAAPQVSIIVLNWNGWEDTVECLESIYQIKYPNYEILVVDNASQDDSIPKIKQYAQGLVTVESGFFEYNSLNKPLEVFEFPEKEYLNPENIKTDLNPIPSDKKLILLLNNENHGYAKGNNLAMNFVLDKLDSDYILVLNNDTVVHENLLLEMVNAAEEDVNIGCVTPKVYYYDYKGRRDVISHAGETFNLYIGRGKRFCKDQVDDGQCDQSRPVDTIEGCSILFKREVLEKVGLFDPLYFAYWEDTDLCFRIRENGYKLLYVPQARIWHKIGVSWDSYFSYFVIYHYLVRNRLIFMWRFASRLQKTTFSIFFIFYLLANIILMLLKEDLETSKEGLRAISDGINDFRI, encoded by the coding sequence ATGAAGAATAAGGCCGCCCCCCAGGTTTCCATAATCGTTTTAAACTGGAATGGCTGGGAAGACACTGTGGAATGTTTGGAATCCATTTACCAGATTAAATACCCCAATTATGAGATCCTGGTTGTGGACAATGCTTCCCAGGATGACTCCATCCCTAAAATTAAACAGTATGCACAGGGGTTGGTAACGGTTGAATCTGGGTTTTTTGAATACAATTCTCTGAATAAACCACTGGAAGTTTTCGAATTTCCTGAAAAAGAATACCTTAATCCCGAAAATATTAAAACTGACCTTAACCCTATTCCTTCTGATAAAAAGTTAATCCTTCTTCTTAATAATGAAAATCATGGTTATGCTAAGGGCAATAACCTGGCCATGAATTTTGTTTTAGATAAACTGGATTCTGATTACATCCTGGTGTTAAACAACGATACTGTGGTCCATGAAAATTTACTCCTGGAAATGGTGAATGCTGCAGAAGAAGATGTGAATATTGGCTGTGTCACACCCAAAGTTTATTATTATGATTACAAGGGTAGAAGGGATGTTATTAGTCATGCTGGTGAGACATTTAACCTTTACATAGGTAGGGGGAAGCGATTCTGCAAGGATCAGGTCGATGATGGTCAGTGTGACCAATCGCGTCCTGTGGATACCATTGAAGGTTGTTCTATTCTGTTTAAAAGGGAAGTGCTGGAGAAGGTGGGACTTTTTGATCCCCTATATTTTGCATACTGGGAAGACACCGACCTTTGCTTCAGAATCAGGGAAAATGGGTATAAACTTTTATACGTCCCCCAAGCACGAATATGGCATAAGATAGGAGTTTCATGGGATAGTTATTTCAGTTACTTTGTAATTTATCATTACCTGGTGAGAAATCGTCTGATATTCATGTGGCGCTTTGCATCCAGACTTCAAAAAACCACTTTCAGCATATTCTTCATATTCTACCTCCTGGCAAATATAATATTGATGCTTTTAAAAGAGGATTTGGAAACTTCAAAAGAAGGATTAAGGGCAATTTCCGATGGTATAAATGATTTCAGAATCTAA
- a CDS encoding flippase: MNKVKGIAKNMGFLFISQIITYIIGFFITMYTARYLGAEGFGILSLALSITGIFGIVVDMGLGALMIRELARDHSFRDKYLSNVIVIRFFLSFLMFGLLILTVNLIGYSPLVTDIIYIISLYVIINAFVGVFTSVFQSYEKMNYFSVVTVINSFLMLFGVIIGISFKLDIIYFASVYLITNALTLLFTMVLYFWKYSIPHFEVNFDFWKPTLKEALPYGLAGIFVTVYYSIDSVMLSVMVGNETVGWYNAAYKLVFVFLSLYSVFTVAIFPVMSRFYKDSQESLKYTYERSFKYLLIISIPIALTVSVLANKIILLIYGPAYSPSIIALQILIWTIIFMFINGLSGILLGSINRQIVVTKITGFSVILNVALNLVLIPKYSYLGASAATVITELVSVPLLVYILCKTENVSFKKLIKDLPKIIFSSLIMVILFMFLNSLNTIILLVIVFTAYAVALFLTRTFDNEDFKLLKSLINKN, from the coding sequence ATGAATAAAGTTAAGGGCATAGCCAAAAATATGGGATTTCTGTTTATTTCCCAGATCATAACATATATCATTGGTTTTTTCATCACCATGTACACTGCCCGTTATCTGGGCGCTGAAGGATTTGGTATTCTATCTCTGGCCCTCTCCATTACTGGAATCTTTGGCATCGTGGTTGATATGGGCTTGGGAGCATTGATGATCAGAGAACTTGCCCGTGACCATTCTTTCAGGGACAAATACCTGTCAAATGTGATAGTTATCCGATTCTTTCTATCTTTCCTGATGTTCGGGCTGCTGATATTAACAGTTAACCTAATCGGATACTCTCCTCTGGTTACAGATATAATCTACATAATTTCATTATACGTAATAATCAATGCTTTCGTTGGAGTATTTACATCTGTATTCCAATCATACGAGAAAATGAATTATTTCTCGGTTGTCACCGTTATAAACAGTTTTTTAATGTTATTTGGAGTTATAATTGGGATATCCTTCAAATTAGATATCATATACTTCGCATCTGTTTACTTAATCACAAACGCCCTAACACTACTATTTACCATGGTACTATACTTCTGGAAGTATTCAATTCCCCACTTTGAAGTTAATTTTGACTTCTGGAAACCCACCCTAAAGGAAGCATTGCCCTATGGACTTGCAGGGATATTTGTAACAGTTTATTATTCCATAGATTCTGTTATGCTTTCGGTTATGGTTGGTAATGAAACTGTAGGCTGGTATAATGCAGCATATAAACTGGTTTTTGTTTTTTTATCTTTATACTCAGTTTTTACAGTGGCTATTTTCCCGGTAATGTCCCGTTTCTACAAGGACTCCCAAGAATCCCTGAAATATACCTACGAGCGCTCATTCAAATACCTGTTAATAATCAGCATCCCCATTGCCCTGACTGTATCTGTATTAGCCAATAAAATAATTCTACTAATTTATGGACCTGCTTACTCCCCATCTATAATTGCACTTCAGATACTAATCTGGACCATCATCTTCATGTTTATAAATGGACTTTCAGGTATTTTATTGGGTTCCATCAATAGACAAATCGTTGTCACAAAGATCACCGGATTTAGTGTTATCTTAAACGTGGCACTGAATTTAGTGTTAATACCAAAATATAGTTATTTAGGTGCCAGTGCTGCCACTGTTATCACCGAACTGGTGAGTGTGCCTCTTTTGGTGTATATTCTGTGTAAGACAGAGAATGTGAGTTTTAAAAAATTGATAAAGGACTTGCCCAAAATTATTTTTTCAAGTTTGATCATGGTAATTCTTTTCATGTTCCTCAACAGTTTAAATACCATTATTTTACTTGTAATTGTTTTCACAGCATATGCGGTGGCTTTATTTCTTACCAGAACATTTGACAATGAGGATTTCAAACTGTTAAAAAGTTTAATCAACAAAAATTAA
- a CDS encoding glycosyltransferase yields MSLIDIIVGVKNEEKYIRRCIRSLQDQTIKDIHILVVDGVSSDKTPQIVSEIAENDSRVRLLENPLEVISSGRNIGLNASGAEYVAYLDGHCYVDEDWLETLYNTFKTYSHGCKLAAVGSTYSSPQDDSFFGKTIAHSLQTFFGGFGTAYTSSDKIAPVETVAFALYRRSTLLNEHVAYDETMTQCEDTDFNYQLIKAGYLLLKHPRALVHQYRRSNPQQFSRQMVNYGEGRARFTRKYPETLHWYHLIPLIVFFYPILFLIVLFLLVTGFIGLNIFLLVSAPILIYLVIDLIYAFSISIKINNWKGVCSMIIFPIVHFGYGIGFLKGFLIKR; encoded by the coding sequence ATGAGTCTTATAGATATCATTGTAGGGGTAAAGAATGAGGAAAAATACATCCGAAGATGTATTCGGAGCCTGCAGGATCAAACTATTAAAGATATACATATTCTGGTTGTCGACGGAGTTTCCAGTGATAAAACACCCCAAATTGTCAGTGAAATAGCTGAAAACGATTCCAGGGTGAGGTTGCTTGAAAACCCTCTGGAGGTTATAAGTTCTGGTCGTAACATTGGATTAAATGCATCTGGTGCGGAATACGTGGCCTATCTCGATGGTCATTGTTACGTGGATGAAGATTGGCTGGAAACTCTCTACAACACCTTTAAAACTTACTCCCATGGATGTAAACTGGCAGCTGTTGGTTCAACCTATTCATCCCCTCAGGATGACTCGTTTTTTGGCAAAACAATTGCCCATTCTTTACAAACCTTTTTCGGTGGATTTGGAACAGCATACACCTCTAGTGATAAAATCGCTCCTGTGGAAACAGTTGCCTTTGCACTTTACCGGCGTTCCACCCTTCTAAATGAACACGTGGCCTATGATGAGACCATGACTCAGTGTGAGGACACTGATTTCAACTATCAGCTTATTAAAGCCGGTTACTTGCTCCTGAAGCATCCACGTGCACTGGTTCATCAGTATCGCCGCAGCAACCCCCAGCAATTTTCGAGACAGATGGTTAATTATGGGGAAGGAAGGGCCAGATTCACCCGAAAGTATCCAGAAACCTTACACTGGTATCATCTCATTCCTTTAATCGTTTTTTTTTATCCAATTTTATTTTTGATAGTTCTATTCCTGCTGGTAACTGGCTTTATAGGATTAAACATATTCTTGCTAGTATCAGCTCCTATTCTTATTTACCTCGTTATTGATCTGATTTATGCATTTAGTATCTCCATAAAAATCAATAATTGGAAAGGAGTTTGTTCAATGATTATATTTCCTATTGTACACTTTGGATACGGAATTGGCTTTTTAAAAGGTTTTCTTATTAAAAGATAA